The genomic region ATTCTCAAATTTCAAAATGTCCTGATTGACACCTTGGGGACATGTTTTTGGTCAGGAGGGTCCTTTCACAAGACAGACAACAGTAAGTAGCTAACAACTTGGCCTTTCGAAAAAAACATTACTCAGACTTGCATGAGCGAATGTTTAGCACATATTCCCTATCAAATATCCATCACATCTTAGCCTGAATATCATGGCAAGAGCTGTGCAGAACCATACCCCAAAGCGGCCTGGTGTTGGCCTGGGGGTCCTGGTAACGGATCCGTCCCACCCAAGATGTGTTCTTCTCGGAAGGCGGAAGAGCCTGGTGGGTAAAGGTACCTATCAATTACCTGGAGGACACATAGAATTTGGGTGAGTTACTTAAACGGCACATTCTTAATTAGGAAATGAATGTACTATAAACACAAAAGGATTTGACAACATTTTTCGTTTGTTTTAATTATGTGTATTTTACATAATCGtatgcgttttttaaataattctATATTTGAATCCATTTACTAATTCAGAGGAAGCAACAGCCAGTGGTTATAAAATAATGAATAGACAAGCAATAACAATCAGTAATGGTGATACATAAATGAAACATATTAATTAAACTAGACATTAATATAGGCCTAAATAACATCTCAATTAATTTATAAACAtcttattttttgttattttattatttattttttatttatgtgtTCATATGTTCTGCCCAACTCCACAGACTAACTCACAGATCTACTTTGCCTAAACTGGAACGTTTTGCCTTTGGCTAAAATCTGCATGCACTTGTTGCAGGGAGACGTGGGAGGAGTGTGCAcagagggaggtgatggaggaggtgggggtccGGCTGAAGAACCTCCAGTTTGCCTCTGTAGTGAACTCCATAAAGCTGGAAGAAAACTATCACTACATTACAGTGTTCATGCAGGGAGAAATTGATAGGACCTTCTCATCTGAGCCAATAAACATGGAGCCTGAGAAAAACGAGGGTAATTGTATTTGCAAACTAGGGCTAGTGGATCTGAACTTTGCTCACGTTCTCTTCCATTGGATTATTATCGTGCTTGGGCTACATcaaaattgtccaaaatgtccaaAACACACAACTCCAGAATGGGTCTTGGCCTCAACTGCTGAATAGATGCATGTATAATTTTGACAAGTTGGCGAATCTTTCCTTTGATAGTTATTTCCTTCAGCAGTGAGTGATTCACTGAGCTTTTAGGATTGTTTTCACATTCACTAAGAGTTAACTTTTTTCTGTTTTACATTCAGGTTGGACATGGAAAATCTGGGAGGACTTCCCCCAAGAGAAGGAGCTTTTCTTACCACTGGCTAATTTAAGACAGCAGGGATTCCAGCCTTTCGCAAAACATGCAAAGATTTAGTGTAATCGAGAGACTCTTTTTTTCTGTATTGTATGAAGAACTGCTTGAATGAATTCTCCAGCTGCTTGGAGTTACTAAAGGAAGAATCTGTGAAACTGAGCTGAGGTACAGGTGGGTTTCCCAGTCAAACGCACAAATGCAGTCCAGCGATCCAAACAGCGTCTCTTTGTCTAATCTGATATTAAAAGTATGCTTATGCCTAATGTAAACAGTTACAGTGTCAGTAATATATTTTACTATATTAACTACATGTGCATGATATTTGTTATTCCACAGATGTTGGCACATGTTCCGTCCAGTATGAACATTACTAGTTTGACCGTTTGGTGTTTAAATTGGAGTATTATTTAAGGTTATTGACTATTCCCCCATATGGGATGTTTATTCCTTGGTGCTATGAACGCCCCCAGCGCCCATGACACACCGAGCCGCCATTTTGGTCTAAATGCGTCACATCGAGTAATAAGAAGACGGTCCGAGCTGGGCGAGCAGTCAAGTTGACAAACTTCGGGGGGGAGAAAAAAAGGACAAGACAGCGTTACATTTGTTCTTGCACAACTAACCAGAGTCAACTATGGTTAAACTAACATTCAACACCACGCTTGGTCAAAAGGACGCGAAGAAAGGGGAAAAAGACGAGGCGTTGATCCCACAAGACGGGGTGAGTTTATACGACGCCAGCGAGACCAGTTTTTGTGCACCGCAGTTCGGGCTAGCGTTAGCCAGTTAGCACAGCCCGGCTAACGGGCTCTGGATCAACGACATTATCTGCGACGACACCTAAACATTATTAACGTTAACCGCTGCAGTCGAAACGTGTATTTGATATATAATGTTGGTGTTAATAAACGTGTTCAAGAAAACGACTAGGTGGTGGGGGGgcgttagctaactagctagcatgctaatttattttcttttcaatGACGAAAAAAGCGGAATAAACAACGTCGAAATCGTCCGACAATGGCGTGTTCGCTCGATAAAACGGCTCGGAAATGATTTTTGTGCGATGACAGTTTCGTGGACAGTCGTGAAGTGTTGTTCTAGTGGCCGCACGACCTTGTTAGACGAGCTGGGCTGTAGTAAAATGGCCGACTTCTCCAAACGCGTCCGACCGTGTTCAACGACACCCGTTTAATCTCTCGTTCTTTCACTTTTTCAATCTTTCACTCGTCTAAAACTGCGTGCACACCATTTTCTCGACGGCCATTTGAGGTTGGGGTAACAGTTTTGTGCGGCATACAGGCGGTGTGGTTGCCCGTCGGTGTGGTCGTGGGGGATGTAGGTGGTGTTGACGGTCTGTCCCGGGCGTGTAAGCCCGAGTCTGGTGTGTGTGccgtgtctggtgtgtgttgtgtgggcaGGTCGGGTCACGCCAGCGTGAGATCGTCTGATAATGAGTCAGTGCGACACGGCGAGCTGCGCTTTCACACCGAAACGCCGTAAATCATGAATTAAATACGGTGGTGAAATGCTGGGATCGGTCCACTAGACGgcctgtctgtttcctgtgtctTAAATAGCCCGAGCAAAGTcaacgggtgaaggaaggctaTAAATGAACGCCGCTTGCCATATAAAGTGAACGGAAAGTAATGGTGCTTAAATACTTTTCGCTAGATTGCACTGGTTATACACAAACCAGTTATCGACTACCGTGTTGTGATGTCACGGAATGTCCCTAagataaacgtgtgtgtgtgtgtggtcatatcTGACTGCGCTATTACAGAGACTGTTTCTGTCACACACGTGATCAAAGCCTAGCTGAACCTGTCTGGCAGGAGGCGATCCTTTATAACGGCCCcttcaaatcccacttcagaTCACTTCAACAAaggctgcctgtgtgtgtgccaagctgctgtgtgtgtgcgcgagtgcgcACACTTGGAAATGCATCAAagaacacacccccccacacacacacaaaaaagtcaAAGAAAATCAGGAATTTGCTGATATGAAGCAGAATTACACAACATCAGTATCATTTGCCCAGTCTGGCTGGATTTATTGGAAGCCCTGGTCAATGGACTATGTAAAACGTTTTAATAGCAGACTGTGGTGCTCAGATGGCATCTGTTTCCCCACGGCTCcctccccccccactccccagaTTGGATTTAATGTGCTTAAGTGAGCTGCAGGCTCGCAGACATGTGCTAAAAAAGAAACAACACATCCCACATCCAAAGGAAGAGGTCCGATTCAGCCTGCATCGATGTGCCTTAGCATAGCTTTGGTCTAGTGGTGTCGTATCCAGGGttagtgttctctctctctctctctctctctctctctaggtggAATCAGAGGAATGATTCTGGTTCTTTGTAGCATTGCGTCATTATCATGGGAGAAAGCAGTAGAGCAGCTCCCCAAGGTTTCACGCCCGTAAACACACCTGCACTTGCCTCTGTGTGTTCCTGCTGCCGCTCCTACGGCGCCATCTGTTGGTGTTGACCTCAGCGTGCGCCTCATCCGGCCCAACAGCGAGTGTGCAGTCGCCTGTATGTGTGGAAGTGTTTTCAGCCCGCACAGCCGCTGGGGTTATTTCCCCCATCTCCATGCTGCTAACTGCACAGCTGCTGGGTGCATCATGATTGCACAACATACTTGTTGTTCTTTCTTgtctcttgggggggggggtgctcgaACATCTCCCAGCATTCTCTGCTCCCTGCACTTTTGTCTAGAAACTGACCACACCCAGGCAATGTTTAAACTGAACACTCACGCACGAgcatcacatatgtgcacagaCTTTAAAATAAGGTTGCTTTAAAACTCCGGCAACGCAGGGAGTTTGTGAATGTCCACACTCGGTTTTAATGAAACAGAAGGACCAAGGGAAGACGACAGCCAGGTAACGGATACTGAACGACCTCCGCCCTGCGCTCCAAGACCGTCACGGGTGTAGCGCCGTCTGGATTGTGTCCAGTTAATGAGGGCCACAGAGAAACCCTGGGAACAGGAAGCCAGGCCGAAGCAGAAGCTCGATGGAGAAGTGAGAGATGACTTCCCCTCCTGAGTCAGCACTTTCCAATTAAACCAGCTTCTCCTTGAAATAACATGATCGGCATTGACGCTCGACACGGAAGCGCCCGTCCCATTTAGAGTTAACTGCCAACTTTCAGAGAACCCAACACGACACGGAGCATTCACCGGTCAGTGAAGGTGTGTTGTGTGGtaacctcagtgtgtgtgtgtgtgcaggatgtGGAGGGGGTCGTGCGGGTTAGACAGCAGTCCCGGGCCTGGTGCTGGTGCATGTGTCTTGGTCTGGCCCTCATGCTGTCGGGTTTGGTGGTCGGCGGAGCGTACCTGTACAGGTATTACTTTCTGGAGGTGAGTGAGAactctgtgaacacacacacgtacatacggGTAGTTGCAGAAGCAGCTTTCTCGAGCACCCTGGGCAGTTTTGCGAGGCGCTCCCGGCGGTGTTGTGGGCGGTGACACTCTCTGCTCCTCCCAGGACGGGGACACGTACTTCTGTGGCGTGAGCTACCAGGAGGAACGCTACATGGTGCCGGAGAGCGGCGAGGAGGACGGGCAGGAGGAGCTGCCCTCCATGCTGCGCCGTCTGGAGGAGCGTGTGCGTatcctggaggaggaggaggtggcctTCATCAACGTCCCCGTGCCCGAGTTCAGCGACAGCGACCCGGCCGACATCGTCCACGACTTCAACCGGGTGAGATGGAGCGGGCGTCGTGCTCACGGGACAGGAACACGCACACTTTTACACGGATTAGTGGTTTGTTAGTTTGCATACGCACAGAGCGCAAGTGTATTGAAGCAAAACGCATGCACGGGTTTTTAATAAGACGAGGACACAAATGCAGCCTGTGACCTTGTATTAAGTAAACAAGCACACGGCGCCCGCATCTTAAGCAGACACACCAAGCGAGTCCTTTCCACTCATGTTCCTTTGTGCTGTGGCCCTCTAGAGACTGACCGCCTATCTGGACCTGAACCTGAACAAGTGCTACGTCATCCCCCTGAACACCTCCATCGTCATGCCCCCTAAGGACTTCCTGGAGCTACTCGCCAACATAAAGGTAACCGTGGCAACCTCAAGACCACGCATTCCGTGTTTGCGGGTTTGGCGAATGCAGAcggtcttttgtgtgtgtgtgtgtgtgtgtgtgtaggctgggACGTACCTGCCGCAGTCCTACCTGGTGCACGAGCAGATGGAGGTGACTGAGCGGGTGGAGCACGTGGAGCAGCTGGGGTATTTCATCTACAGTCTGTGCAGAGGCAGAGACACTTACAGACTGCAGCGCAGGGAGACTGTATctggtgagcacacacacacacacagtctctcgaGGAAATAATAGCACTGATTAGAGAGAGCACAAAGACATCTCGGACTGCTTCAGTTTTGAATATGGATGGACACACTCACTCAGATCGTCTTCATTTACTACGCTGCACCCTAAAGTGAGCAGACGTGTACCAGTGACCATGGGTCCTACAGGCTGACCATCTGAAGATACCCCATTTTGAATGCGATGTATGTTCTACCACTTTGAAATGCTCCGTTGCCTTAGAGAGTCTCCCCGTCTCCGGCTCTCCCACAGTCCACTGTCCAAAACGTAATCGTCTGTTCCCGTCTGGTTTTCACAGGCATCCAGAAGCGGGAGGCACTCAACTGCCACAAGATTCTGCACTTTGAGAACAAGTTTGTGATGCAGACGCTGATCTGTGAACCATAGGGCGAAGGGCCCACGCCGCGCGCACGATTCACCACTTCTGACGAATTCCACTCGAGCAGTGAGATTCTGGGAAACCCTGCCCACTCGTCTTTCCTTGTAAAGCTCTTCCTGTTTTCTGTGTGGCGTTCCTCTGCTTTGTTTCGTCTTTTCCCCCCTTCTGTACAGCAACAGGATATCGAGAGGACGGgaccaaaaaaaacaaacaatagaAAATCCCAAAGCAATACAGGGTGTTACAGCATACGAGCAGGTTCAAGGCCCCTTAGTCTCTCCTGGATTAACTATTCCATGTTTctagggatttttttttttttttgtagttttaCAAGATTTGGGGAAATGCGATTCGACCGACGTAATGTTCGTTACAGCGTACGTATGAACACGAGGCAATAAAAAAATCACTGCTCTGTACATGTTAAAACTGTGAAGGTTTGTCACAGCCAGTTCACCATATTATACACTGGAAGAAATTAGACCATATAATGGAATATAACTTTTTTTGTATTAGATATACTTATTAGTttaggatgttttcattttttaaatgttatcTGCTGTAGCTTTTAGCACACtgctttaaaatgtttcttcaAATGATAATTGGACTTAGCGATATACAGGGACTTTTTTCTAGGTTTAACTGCTTTCAAATACGTCATATtcagaagatgagaagaaatgAATTTTAAGAACATTCAGATTTCATATTGATTTGTGAAACTGCAGAAAACAAGATTTAGAATGTAACTTGAATATGTAAGGGTTTATATCTTAAGTTCCACCAGATATCTATATAACTGTTGTATTGACTGATACAATGAGCTTAACATTAAATAACAAAAAGAATAAATGTTACAGGATTAACTTGGTCCACCATTGATTGTGCAGTTCCTTCTAATCGTTTTGTGTATTTATGGATGTGACACACAAACGGAAGAGCCTCTTCTCTGATGTGATTTCCAATGGTTTAGGTTCATAGTTGCAGAAAACGTACTAATATTAGGAACCTCCTGACGGCAGAGATCACTCATACCGCTGCGTTCCACCTCAATGTCGTGTGCCgtagatgtaaatgtgtgggtGGTTGTAATGGGAGGGGTGACTCAAGGCTGGTGTGTAACAAGGCTCAGGTTTAGGACCTATGTTAGTGTTTCACTATAAGTGTCTAAAATGTGTTCATCTTTGTTCAGTCATGTTAAGTTCATATGTAAGTTCATAATGGGAACGTAGCTCTTGGCGGTTCCTCCTGAAGGCGATCTGCTTGCATTGCGGTAAATGTCAGGTGGCAAACTCAAGAAGGTGACTGGTAGGAACAGTTTGGCTGTGTTTTTTGGAAACTGGTTTCCATTTATTTACTGGAGCCAAATTAAGGCTTAATACTGGaatcaagattattattctgtGACAGTGTAGCTTGTAAAACCAGTTCTGTGGTCAGGGCACCCTGTGGACGCTAAAGGAAGACCAGTTTCATTTAGCAGCAGCCTAGGTGTTCTCTACTGGATTCATTTAACGCCAGTCTAAACACCCTTGGAAAGATAACAAGGTTTTCAGTGGAAGAGGCCTTGAGCTCTTGGATAAACTGAACTTGAAGCAGAGTCCGTTTCAGGTGGAGCAGCAGTTATAGGTGGCTAGCAAGCTGCCCGTCTCTAGCAGGGGTTGTGGACTCGTATACCTACTGGACAAGTGTAGGCTTGTGGCAGCTAAGGACTTCATTCAGGTCCCCAGTCAGAGCAGCTCATATGCAAAACACCATGGATGTGCAGGCTAGATAAATCCAGTTTATTCTCCATCAGCAGggggaagaaaaagaaaattcacagaaatgaTAAACATGCAagactcttcacacacacagtcacagaccATCCATCAAAAATAAAAAGTTTGCACAGATAAGCCAGGCAGTCACCAACAGTCCACAAACTGAAAACcaggcatcacacacacacacacaaaaatatgtATAGACATCAGTGTACCTCATAGAAAAGAACAGCTGTGTTGGCACAGGTTTGAATGAGGGAACAGATCACACCTGTGAGAATGTTCTGAAGTTTGGGCTGGTTTCTGTTTCTTTGTGTCTTCACTCCTCTCCAACTTCATTGTGTCCGTGGTTTACCTTCAAGGCCTTTACATCACACCCTTTGTGCTTTCAAGACCAGAGCCTGCAGAGGGCCGAGgttccacccccccaccccagtgtGCTATCGTTATTGCAGAGAAAAGGCCTGTTCTCTGATTTCTTCTTAggtcacatacaacactatcAGTATCAGAAAAATCAATATAGAACATACATAGctttgtacttttttttttttttttttttttaacttgttggtcaaaatgacaaaaaaacaaaaagtccACCACTTATAGCTTAGAACAGAATGGTGGCAGGAATCTTAAAGAATCTTCATAAACATCTCTGACTATAATGATTACTTCTTATGGCACAAGCTTAATTTCAATAGTGttatcatacatacatacaaagaaTACACATAATTGCAAGTCTCAGCAATAAAAAAATGGACAAATATGAGTGTAAAGGAATGATGAGAATGTAAAGGTTGTGTTCAGTCAAATTACCACTCCACATTCCACGTCTAAACATGCCTGAGTCCTTTGGTGTAGCCTACAGCTAAAGAAGTCAAACTTAACCCATGACATCTATGTGGAGAAGGGGAAACGACCAGgctgaacaaacaaaaagaacTTTTCTTCCTTCAAAATGTAGCACTAAACCAAAACGAAACCTCCAAAATGGCGACTTCTATTAATTATCTGTGGTCGTTTGCAAAATTCAACACCATGCTGTGTGTTGCCAGTACGGGAGGGGAGGGAACACAGCAGTTTTGCCATGGGGGAAAACAGCAACATTAATATTTAGTGTTTCTGGGAAGGCAGGTGAGGAACTCAAATTAAGACATGAAAAATGATCCTTATAAATCTTTAAGCGTGTATCGTGCAGCATTCAGCCACTGTGTCAGTGTACATcagggacaaacacacacacccacttcaTAATGTAGAACACTACTCAATGCACAGAACTGCAGTGAGGACCCAACAGGCCCTTGCAAATGTACAGTGGATATCCCAGATCTTCTGCCTTCTAATGACCTCCATCCATTTTATTCTGTTCATCCAAATGGGTCTTCATGAAGATACGTGGGTGTTGTGTGcggatcagtgtgtgtgatgtcagagGTGTGTATACAGCTTGTGCGAGGGTGTCGGAACATGAGGTTTTTGTACGAGTGTGTTAGGGCACCCCCTGGTGGCTCAATCTGCGTAGTGCATGATTGACTCGACGTAGTTTCCAGGGAAGAGGCCCGTGGTGCCGTTCATCACGCCCTCGAACCAGCCGTCGTCGTTCTTCTTGATGACGTAGATGATCGCCCCTTCTTGGAAGGAGAGCTCGTCCTCCTTGTCGCGCGAGTAGTCGTAGATCGCCACCACTGCCGGACGACGACGTTGAGCGAAAAACGAGACAAACAAGTGGCAGATTACAGGGGGGTCACGAGACAGACGCCCATTCTGGGTCGTTCCAAAGACGTCCATAATTAAAGGGGCAGACGGAGAAGCCGCTATCTGAACCTTTCTCCAGGTAGTTGCACGGGGCCCAAGGCGGGTCTTCTTCAGCGTACGGGTCGCTGTACTCCACCACCGCTGACTCTTCGTCCTCATCACCTTCCTCATCCTCATAGTCTTCTGGTGGCGGCGGCGGAGGAGGGGCGGACTCCACAAACTCCGCCTCTTCTTGAGGGGGCGGGGGTGGAGGTGCGTCTGAGACTGTGGTGGGGAGAGAGTACACCGTGAGAACATCAGGAGAACATGGAGGTTCCTCAGAGTCCAAAGGCGGGAATGGGAGCTACTGAACGCCTCATCACTGACCACAGATCAGTCTCGTGCACTTTCTGCTGGAAAGTCGGTGTGGCATGCTGTGAATCTCAAATGGAGTGAAGCACCTCTCATGCACAAACATGACCCATAAACATGCGGGACTACACAAAGCACAACACACCTAAATGCAACAGACAAGATCCGTTcagacagagctgtgtgtgtgtgtgtgtgtgtgcatgcatacccATGGTTTCATGGGTTGTGACCTTGTGCAGGGAACAATGACTGAAGGTGGCCTAGCTACTAGCAAAGGAGCAGCTACCAAAGCCACAGCGTTTCCAGTGCTAGAGGAGGCAGACCAGGATCATgcaggttcacacacacacacacacacacacacacacacacacacacacacacacacacacacacacacacacacacttcttaaaCTACTAACTTACTGGTCTCCTGAACCCGAGCTGCAAAGCCCATCAGAGGGATCTGGGGAGTGATCTGTAATatggaggggggaggaggggccacAGGGACTAGTGGACCAATCAGAAGGATCGGTGGAAAATGGGAAGGAGAAATCACAGCAGCGTGtgagagaaggatggagaggGGAGTTTGGATGGATAGATGAAAAGAATGAAAGGAGAAAGAGGAAAAAGAAATCAATGTCCACCTTTCAGACCACAGGCCAGACAGAGCACGCTCAGTCAGGGGTGAGAAAAGGCTCTCACGCAGAAACACACCTTGGTTCTGGTTGAAGTGCGGCCCGCCGTTCAGCTGGTTTTGGCTCACGTTCAGGGGAGTGTTCTGAGGCGCACTGTTCGGCTGATTGGTGACCGAGGAAGGGCGGCGGTAGGGCAGGGAGCCGCCCACGGAGGGCGTGGCCTGCCGCGTCATTGGTCGGTTCATGCTGTAGAACTGAGGGCCATTTCCTGGGAGGCGGCACATGAGAACACTCAGACGTGCTGAACGGGGAGCTCAGGTCGGAGGTCTTTAACTTTCTTTGTGGTTCTCAGACCAAAAGTAAAATAGAAAATCATATCAAAAGTGAAAATCAATTGCAATACCAAGATTTCATGGCGGCAGGTAGAGTCACAATCACGCAGACATGCAGACGCCCCTGACTGATTTATCTGAAACTCCAGATTTCAGTACAAGTATGAAAATAATAACACACAGAAATCAGAAGGGAATAACAGAGGAAAAGGAAAGTGGAGAAGCGAGAGGGAAACGGGCCCAGAACCAGAACCTCGCCACCCCAAGCAGGGCGACACCGACCCAGACACCAGAGGGGCAAAGCAGGCCATGTGGGCGGAGACAAACGATCTGAAATGGACGAGGtggggtggtgatgggtgggggtgtgtgactCACCTTGCACAGGGGTGGTGGCTGTGGAGGAACTGTTCACAGCGGAGCCAACAGGCAGGGTCGGGGGcagttgtgggggaggggggacctCAGGGGGCAGCTCTGCTGGGGGCGCAGGGGCGGGAGGAGGGGCGGGGGGCGTGGGCTccggggtggggggagggggtggtgctGGGGGAGCTGGGATGGCTACGGTGGGAGGGGGCTTGGGAGGATTGGGAGGGGCAGGGGCGGTACCTGCCGCAGCACAGGCCACGCCCCCCCAAACAGacgagagaaggaaggagagataAAGAGCAGACAAGATAAGAACAGGACGGAATAAAAAGAATCATAGAgcaaaagagaggaagagatgagGAACAGACAGCTGTGACCTAAACGTCTCGTCTCTTGGTAAATATTCTCTTTGCTTCCCCGCAGGCCGAGAACGAGCACGAAGAAGGCGGAGCCCCTACCTGGGAAAGCGGAGGGCGGGGCAGGGGTTGGCACGGCGATAGGCACGCCCACGCTGCCACTGCCACTGTTCTCTCTACTGCTGCTCCGACTGCTGGGGTGACTTCCTCCACTGCTGCCACTGCTGggaacgacacacacacacacacacacacttgaaatgCTATGGCGTCGACCCACCACACACTGATTTACCAAGCCGTTTACTTCCACGGACGAGGGGAGGGACTCCAGGCAGATTAATCCTAGCCTCAGGACCAAGTCAGTTGGTCGTGATTACTGAAAGCCCGTCACCCGTCACAGACGGCAGGAACAACCCGAACAAAACAGAAGCCGCTGATCAGATTGCAACCCGGAGGCTCGGTGCACTCGGCGCTTTGTTTAGACTGGTTTACTGACACTAGTGTACTACGCCGGAGACGCCGTGTCCCAGCCGAAGACGGGGGGCTTTGGGGCAGGTATCACTGGTCATTCAGCCCTGTTCCCCTGGGAGTCTGAGGGGGAAGAGCTGGCTGTTCAGCTCAGGATGCAGATTGGAATGAAAAAGGAAAAGTTGTTCAGAAAGGAGGCTGAAATAGAAAcagtgtgtgagcgagagagagaaagagacataaAATCCTTCCTAAAAGACAGATCTTCCTAACGGATTCTACGGACATTCGAAGCCTCGAGGATGGTAGAGCAAAaggcaaagaaagaaagaagttaGTGAGTGGCCGTTATcgcggaaacacacacacaaagacaaacggcttacaaagacagagagacagaccgacagagagagacagaaaggtggacagacaaaaacaaaagagtTATGGGGGAGAGGATGGTGAGGAAGGAGGGGCTAGACCCGCTTCTGGTCAGAGGAGGAGTTTCACCTTCCTTAGGACTGTCCACATGGAAAGGACTAGAACTGTGACTGTGTCTGcacctggatgtgtgtgtgtgtgtgtgtgtgtgtgtgtgtgtgtgtgtgggtacctGTACGTTCGGGTCCTCTGATTAACGGAGGCGGTGCGTGCTGGGCTCTGGAGGGGCGGAGCTGTGGTGCGGGTCGGGCTCGGCACGTAGTCGTTAGGGACGACAGGGGGACGCACGGGTTCAAGCGTCCGGTAGGGGGAGTGGCGCCTGCCAGGGGCGGGGTTACAGTTTAACACCTCCTACCTGAAGCAATACTGCCCCccaatgacactggcatttaaCACTGCACATGCTCTCGTCAGACTGTCTCTCTTAATACTATCGCGTGGTCAACAGCTCAAATAGTCGTGGGCAACTAGTAACTGCAGACTAAGCTTCCGGTCACATCAAATCAGCTGAGTTTGCTCCTTACTGTGGTTGTTTACAAaagtgaaagaaaaaacaaacaaaaaaacatatataatatGGGGGAATTTGGGGGAAACTCTGTGAAACATGGCTTGGTGTTTGTGACCGAGAGCCGTATTACCGTATTGATAGTGAGAGGCAAGGGCCAGGGGAGGGGCATGGGGCGGAGCTAGAGGGGCATGGGGAGGAGCTAGAGGAGGGGCATGGGGCGGTGTCACACAGTAAAGGAAGggcaacagaaaaaaacaacagtaTTAAAAACACAAGCACGTGAAATTCACACGTCAAGTACAAGACCATGACAGAGGTTTCAAGTGTTATTCCACAGTGGCCTGCCCAGGGGGAGAAGAGAACGTGTGTTTAGAAAACAGAGCACATTTTCACACGGCCAAAGTGGTTCTCCAGGATCAACATTAAAAGAGGAGGAGAAGCTGTGTGTCTGAAGCAGCCAGAGGTATCAGagggagtgttgtggggcagcACGGGACGCATCTGGGCTGCTGGTGTACTGACACGCCCAGAAAGACCAGCAGCAGGAGAACACGCCCATCCTAAAACTGAAACTGTGGACGCTATGGTGTGAAAACCTGCAAAcacttattcacacacacatacacacacacacacacacacacacacacacacacacacatatacacacacacacacatatacacacacacacacacacacacatatacacatacacacacatacacacatacataca from Brachyhypopomus gauderio isolate BG-103 chromosome 8, BGAUD_0.2, whole genome shotgun sequence harbors:
- the abi2b gene encoding abl interactor 2b isoform X4, coding for MAELQMLLEEEIPAGRGALLDSYANLERVAEYCESNYIQSPDKHRALEETKNYTTQSLASVAYLINTLANNVLQMLDIQASQLRRMESSINHISQTVDIHKEKVARREIGILTTNKNTSRTHKIIAPANPERPVRYIRKSIDYSLLDDVGHGVKWLLRFKVNAQNMKAGTTPRTSAPTQKPPSPPGPGKGTLGSGSSGGSHPSSRSSSRENSGSGSVGVPIAVPTPAPPSAFPGTAPAPPNPPKPPPTVAIPAPPAPPPPPTPEPTPPAPPPAPAPPAELPPEVPPPPQLPPTLPVGSAVNSSSTATTPVQGNGPQFYSMNRPMTRQATPSVGGSLPYRRPSSVTNQPNSAPQNTPLNVSQNQLNGGPHFNQNQVPVAPPPPSILQITPQIPLMGFAARVQETISDAPPPPPPQEEAEFVESAPPPPPPPEDYEDEEGDEDEESAVVEYSDPYAEEDPPWAPCNYLEKVVAIYDYSRDKEDELSFQEGAIIYVIKKNDDGWFEGVMNGTTGLFPGNYVESIMHYAD
- the abi2b gene encoding abl interactor 2b isoform X1 produces the protein MAELQMLLEEEIPAGRGALLDSYANLERVAEYCESNYIQSPDKHRALEETKNYTTQSLASVAYLINTLANNVLQMLDIQASQLRRMESSINHISQTVDIHKEKVARREIGILTTNKNTSRTHKIIAPANPERPVRYIRKSIDYSLLDDVGHGVKWLLRFKVNAQNMKAGTTPRTSAPTQKPPSPPGPGKGTLGRHSPYRTLEPVRPPVVPNDYVPSPTRTTAPPLQSPARTASVNQRTRTYSSGSSGGSHPSSRSSSRENSGSGSVGVPIAVPTPAPPSAFPGTAPAPPNPPKPPPTVAIPAPPAPPPPPTPEPTPPAPPPAPAPPAELPPEVPPPPQLPPTLPVGSAVNSSSTATTPVQGNGPQFYSMNRPMTRQATPSVGGSLPYRRPSSVTNQPNSAPQNTPLNVSQNQLNGGPHFNQNQVPVAPPPPSILQITPQIPLMGFAARVQETISDAPPPPPPQEEAEFVESAPPPPPPPEDYEDEEGDEDEESAVVEYSDPYAEEDPPWAPCNYLEKVVAIYDYSRDKEDELSFQEGAIIYVIKKNDDGWFEGVMNGTTGLFPGNYVESIMHYAD
- the abi2b gene encoding abl interactor 2b isoform X5, with the translated sequence MAELQMLLEEEIPAGRGALLDSYANLERVAEYCESNYIQSPDKHRALEETKNYTTQSLASVAYLINTLANNVLQMLDIQASQLRRMESSINHISQTVDIHKEKVARREIGILTTNKNTSRTHKIIAPANPERPVRYIRKSIDYSLLDDVGHGVKVNAQNMKAGTTPRTSAPTQKPPSPPGPGKGTLGSGSSGGSHPSSRSSSRENSGSGSVGVPIAVPTPAPPSAFPGTAPAPPNPPKPPPTVAIPAPPAPPPPPTPEPTPPAPPPAPAPPAELPPEVPPPPQLPPTLPVGSAVNSSSTATTPVQGNGPQFYSMNRPMTRQATPSVGGSLPYRRPSSVTNQPNSAPQNTPLNVSQNQLNGGPHFNQNQVPVAPPPPSILQITPQIPLMGFAARVQETISDAPPPPPPQEEAEFVESAPPPPPPPEDYEDEEGDEDEESAVVEYSDPYAEEDPPWAPCNYLEKVVAIYDYSRDKEDELSFQEGAIIYVIKKNDDGWFEGVMNGTTGLFPGNYVESIMHYAD